CTCCATACAATTATTTAATTCTAATACGGCGATTTCTAAAGAACAGACTGATAAATAACAGACCGAAACAGCACGCCAACAATGTAACAGCATTATTTAAAGCATCTGCTGTTGTTAAAATTTGATCGGGTTTGAAACTCAAGAAATATTGGCTGAGATTATCTGCTACACGTTTTGCAGTTTCATTAATAATAGATGATAAACTGAAAGGCACTACAAACATAATCGCAATAATTACCATATTAATGATTTTGATGGCAGTACGGTTGAAAATAAGTGTCAAGACAGTTAATAGAATACTAATCGCACCTGCGAAAAAGAAAATATAAAACGATGTTTTCAACTTTGCAATATTGTCTTGCAGTTGATTAATCTGCGTAAGATCAATATTTTGTGTAGAGATATTTTGCAACGTTTCTTGGAAATTCAATATTTGCGAGAAGTTAATAGGTTGGTTAACGAGCACAATATTGAAAATCGGTTCTTTCCACATGCTATACATCGTAATAGCAAGCAATATGAGTACAATCAGATGAATAATCAAACTGACCCATGAATGTTTTCTTTTATTAGAAAACTGATGACCGCGATGCAGCGGTTGTTGATTAAGTCTCTCTTGAAATTGAGAGTGTGAAGGTTGAGCGTTCATAGTTAAGATCAACAACTCCTTTCTTCTGCTTTTACAATTTGATGACTAATCTTCATTTAAAGAGATCTCTTTTATTTTAGCACCTATACTTTGAACAATATAGAGTTTGCCTTGTATTTCATAAGTATGAGAGAGTGCAAGCGCTGATTGATAGATTTTCTCTGGCGTAACAATAGTTTGAGCTTTCAAATCATTGTGTGTCTGATTTTCAGAAGCGAAATCCTTTTCAAGTTGTGATTGAACATCTGCTAATTCATTTTTGAAGACCTCGTCACTCACACTTTGTTCGAGCAATTCTTCGATACCATGAATCATTTGTCGCTGTCCTTGCAAATAACCTAATAATATTCCGCGTTCAAAGAGTTTATGGTCAGGGCCACGGGTAATATTTTCAGTAGACTGATTTAACTCGCTTAATTGCATCTTGACTTCATCAGATAAGTCATAGAGTGCCATTTTAATTTGATCTTGAAACGTTTCAGTCATTATTTATCCTCCTTATTTGGAATAGCAATACGATGGCCTAATTGTTTCGGCCAGTCGATATTTGGCTGTTCCTGATAATATGCCTCTATTTGTTCCCAGTACTGTTTTGGAAAAGGTGCAGATTTTTCAGTATCGCGGTCGATACCCATCATCATCAATTCATTCGTTGCAACCAATTGATCTTTACTGCCGTACATCATTAAAAAGAAATGCACGCGTTTATAATCGTAGTTATAAAGGTAAATACGAATGGAATAAGTATCATTTAATTTGAGTTGAGAAAGGAAAGTTGTGTGTTCTTCTAAGGTGAAGATAGTATAATTTAAACGAGTTCTATCTTCTAATGATAAACCGTGCTGGTAATTGAATTCATTAGAAGCTTCACTGAATACTTTATTGAAATCCGCATCGTGCATATGTTGATTGTGGTCAATCATTGAAGTATCTACACGGCCGTTTATAGTAAAACATTCTGTCATTACGCATTGCTCCTTTTATCTTATCTTTCAGAATTACTTCTATTTTACTAAAAATAACGGTATGCTACACACAAAAGAATTTATCTTGAATTGAAAAAGGAGGCAAGCAATGAGCGTTTCTATTTATTATCAAACAAAAGAACAACCCTTAACTTCAATCAAGCATGCTGAAGATATTCCGAGCGACGCAACGATTATTTGGTATGATTTGAATGAGCCGACAGAGGAAGAGAGTGATTATTTACTCAAACATTTTGAATTTAATCCATTAGAAATGGATGATACCATTCATGCAAATCCAAGAGCTAAATATAAAGCCTACGAAAATTATCAAAATATCGTGTTTCATACAATTTCTCCGCGAGAATATGAGATTGAGGTATTGAATATTTTTATTAAAGATAATGTGTTGATTACTTATCATCATAGAAATATAAGAGAAGTCAATACTGTGAATAAACAAGTGAAGAATCATTTTGACAAGAACCTTGATTGTGAAGATATTGTCTTATATATTTTAGATCATATCGTGGATAATTATTTTTATTACGTGGAAGAAATTTCAGATAAGGTCTTTATGTTTGAAGATGAACATGGTCGTGACCGTACGAATAAATACATGATGGACCATATCTTTGATTTACGGTCGGATATTATTAAATTGAACAGAGTAATTATGCCTATGAAAGAGGTTATCGATACTTTGCAGAATGAAAGTCGATTAGTGCAAGATAAACGTCATAAAATGTATATCCAGCATATTATTGACCATATTGCGAAAGAAGAAAGCATGTTACAGACGGCACAAGATATTACGCGAGAAATCAGAGATAACTTCGAATCCTATACAACCTTTAGAATGAATAAAGTCATGCAAATACTGACCATCGTTTCGGTTATTTTCATGCCTTTGACTTTGATTGCGGGTATTTATGGTATGAACTTCCAAAATATGCCTGAGCTTAAGTGGCATTATGGTTACTATGCTGTATTGCTTCTGATGTTAGTGATTTCACTTGGCTGTATTTGGTATTTCAAACGTAAAAATATGTTTTAACTTTTCGATGTGATTTTTGCAAATAGGTAGCAGAAGCACTCAGAGATTGATACACTTACAATAATATGAGTTTAAGAGAACAGAAAGTAGGAAATGCGATGAGCGATTCAAAAAGGGAACAACGAAAGGACGACCACGTAAAAATAGCGATGGCGCAAAACGATCCAAAACTGACGGATTTCGATAAAGTCAGATTCGTGCACCATTCCATTCCGAGTATAGATGTAGATCAAGTCGATTTATCAGTGGATTTACCTGATTTTTCAATGTCTGCACCGCTGTATATCAATGCGATGACCGGAGGAAGTGAATGGACGAAACAAATTAATGAGAAGTTAGCCGTAGTAGCACGTGAAACTGGGTTGGCTATCGCTGTAGGTTCAACACATGCTGCCTTACGTAACAGTAAAATGGCGAGCTCTTTCGACATCGTTCGCAAAACGAATCCGAAAGGTATTATTTTTAGTAATGTGGGAGCAGATGTGCCAGCTGATTTAGCCAAGCAATCGGTTGAAATGCTAGAGGCGAATGCGTTGCAAGTGCACGTCAATTCTCCGCAAGAACTCGTAATGCCTGAAGGAAATCGAACGTTCTCAAATTGGATGGACAATTTAAGTGAGATTGTGCAAACAGTTGATGTTCCAGTGATCGTAAAAGAAGTCGGTTTCGGAATGAGCCGCGAACTGATTCAAGATTTAAGAGAAATCGGTATCCGTTATGTAGATGTCAGTGGCAGAGGCGGTACAAACTTTGTAAATATTGAAAATGAAAGACGCCAACTGAAAGACATGTCTTATCTGAAGAATTGGGGTCAATCGACAGTAGAATCTTTATTAGAAAGTAAAAATCTGCAAAATCAAGTTACTGTATTTGCGAGCGGTGGAGTGAGAAATCCACTTGATGCGGTTAAGTGTCTGGCTTTGGGAGCAGAAGCAGTGGGTATGTCTCGCCCGTTCTTAGAACAAGTCGAATCCAATGGTATTGCACAAACTGTAGAGTTTGTAGAAGAATTCATTGAACAAATGAAGAAAATTGCAGTTATGGTCAATG
Above is a genomic segment from Staphylococcus piscifermentans containing:
- a CDS encoding thioesterase family protein — translated: MTECFTINGRVDTSMIDHNQHMHDADFNKVFSEASNEFNYQHGLSLEDRTRLNYTIFTLEEHTTFLSQLKLNDTYSIRIYLYNYDYKRVHFFLMMYGSKDQLVATNELMMMGIDRDTEKSAPFPKQYWEQIEAYYQEQPNIDWPKQLGHRIAIPNKEDK
- the fni gene encoding type 2 isopentenyl-diphosphate Delta-isomerase, giving the protein MSDSKREQRKDDHVKIAMAQNDPKLTDFDKVRFVHHSIPSIDVDQVDLSVDLPDFSMSAPLYINAMTGGSEWTKQINEKLAVVARETGLAIAVGSTHAALRNSKMASSFDIVRKTNPKGIIFSNVGADVPADLAKQSVEMLEANALQVHVNSPQELVMPEGNRTFSNWMDNLSEIVQTVDVPVIVKEVGFGMSRELIQDLREIGIRYVDVSGRGGTNFVNIENERRQLKDMSYLKNWGQSTVESLLESKNLQNQVTVFASGGVRNPLDAVKCLALGAEAVGMSRPFLEQVESNGIAQTVEFVEEFIEQMKKIAVMVNASDIEALHHTDVVLDTTLRSWIEQRGLDQ
- the corA gene encoding magnesium/cobalt transporter CorA, producing the protein MSVSIYYQTKEQPLTSIKHAEDIPSDATIIWYDLNEPTEEESDYLLKHFEFNPLEMDDTIHANPRAKYKAYENYQNIVFHTISPREYEIEVLNIFIKDNVLITYHHRNIREVNTVNKQVKNHFDKNLDCEDIVLYILDHIVDNYFYYVEEISDKVFMFEDEHGRDRTNKYMMDHIFDLRSDIIKLNRVIMPMKEVIDTLQNESRLVQDKRHKMYIQHIIDHIAKEESMLQTAQDITREIRDNFESYTTFRMNKVMQILTIVSVIFMPLTLIAGIYGMNFQNMPELKWHYGYYAVLLLMLVISLGCIWYFKRKNMF